GCCTCGGAGAATTCGCAATCGTTTGATCTCCTCCTGGAAGTCGACATGCTCATCGCGGTACAAGCCATAGTCACGCAGGTGCATCATCAGCAGGCCGGTTTCCACATGTCTCGGATAGTAATCGCTGTTTTCCATCGGGTTTTTGTTTCTTGGCCTTTCACTCATCAGCCTTAAAACCTGTAACAATCGTCGGGAAAATCATCAATTTTCACACTCGATATTACTTCAGGTACAAAATAATGTAGCTCAGTCAAATCAAATCTGTTTTAAGGTCACATTACCAGTCATAATATTATGTAGTATCTTatattatacagggtgtcccaccaaggttgtaacagccgttgaccatagattctactcgacatttctgacaaaaaaaatgttaagtaaactttttcctatcgaccttagttttcgagataggCTATATAGATTtctcgatattttcagaatatgcctacttccggtcattaaatactcaataactcgaaaactactggtcgaatttcaatttcaagggaaTTGTTGCAAAgagaaaacatttcaaacatgattaatgtaattttatttgttgttagatattttgtagttttttattagggcttatacttgaaaaaataaacttcaaatttcaaaccggTTTTTCTCCATTTTTCTCCGGGtgattatagtggtttcaatatttcaaaaacttttccatttcataagctttcgaatgagtatgtaaattcgaaaaggtaagttctatgataaagtgttcaaaactgctaatatctgggatgaacaccttcaaaatgaggaaggaaattcacaaacagcatgaATCAAGAGGTGATCCTAATGGTGAAATTACCTGATTTCTCTCTGACGATATTTACAAGTTTCAATCAACATTTTACAATGATAcgactttttcaataacttgtATTATTTCCTGTTCcataaatcctgaataaaataacaagaagtgtaCGTTTCAGCCTATTTTCAGTATAGTTTTCAGTGTGATTTCCAGTTAATTGACATAATATGTATCAACTTTGGCTAGTGAAGAAGTGTTCGCGTTCATTATCATGAAATGTACCTTGATTGAATACTTGAGCATGTTATTAGTGTATGGAGAGTGTGGATGCAATTCAAGAGAGGCGGAGAGAGTATATAGGAGACGTTTTCCTGACCGAAAACACCCATCTCATAACACGTTTTTAAGATTGACAGATGTCAAGATGCTAAGGGTCTAGGATCAGTTTCAAGGTACGAGAGGCCCATCTTAATTTCTGAACCTTTTGAGgagtattataattttattctagaATGAAGTATTTCGAACAGAATCCTCGATCCAGCATCTGGCGGGCAGCTGGGATGTTGGATGTTTCAAGAATGATAGTtcaaagaatattgaagaagaaTAACTTTCGACCATTTCATGATAgttcaagagttgaatgaaCCTGATACTATTCCAAGGATGCAGTTTTGCCGTTGGATCTTACCACGAGATTGTGTTTCAAACATTGTGTTTCAACATATTATGGACAGGTCACAGATAAAAGTACGTTCACAAGAACTGGTACTGTAAATTTCCACAATACACATACACAGACCTTTCATTATCCCTGCAAGAATAAATGGTGAAGTTTTTATGGACGTTCTGGTCAATGAGCTTCACGAATTGATGGAAGAAGTGCCTCTCAATTTGAGGCAGAATATGTGGCTCCAGTTGGATGGCTGCCTCCCTCATTATGCTAGAAACGTCCGTGGATGGCTTGATAACAATTATGCTGGGCGGTGGATTGGCCGAGGTGGACCCGTAAGTTGGCTACCACGCTCACTTGATCTTACTCCAATAGACTCCTACTTTTGGGGGGTTGTGGAAAGTAGAGTTTACAGAGAACATGTAGAAACCAGGGAGGAACTGATTCTCAGAATTCGATTGACGTTTAAAGTAATGAAGACACGGCCCAACGAAGTGAGACGGGCAACTCGAAGCTTGATGAACGGCAGCAGAAGTTTCATAAAAAGAAATGGAGGCTATTTTAAATTCCTGTAAACAGTGAGCATGATATGTAACTAGATTACCATCTGAGTAATTGCCTTTGGTTTTTTTGATTCtgccattcatctactttgaattattattctatgaataaattttgttggaTCTTGTAAAAGTGTATGATTGGTATTTTATATAGGATTGAGACTATAATTATGCTACAGAGAATAATGCAAGAATCAgatgattatatatatatatattggtaTTTTATATAGGATTGAGACTATAATTATGCTACAGAGAATAATGCAAGAATCAgatgattatatatatatatatatatatatatatatatatatatatatatatataataatcgATATCAAAAGTAAacagctgtgcttagtgagaaaagttgtgtgtatttttgggttcaaaattttataaaataacttgattaattcaatatgaagtgataatcaGGGGtacccacaagggggggggcatggcgcaatttgcgccatcaatatttttttggggggggggcaagattatttttatattttatgtcaacattttgaatcatggctaaaaaatcaaggtattaaatagaaatatccaaatgtagttaattttaatactttttcccacctttacaatgttatattttcctaaggaatataaagcataaaaaatacaattgataatattttgtatgcaggaattttaagcctatgagtttgaaggtaaatctttcacaaaaataaattataacttcatcatccactattattctgatttcctttgcttaattcaatttttaatggtcctgtgtttgagtttccttgctgttgcaacctaatttcttaaaagcacaatgaCAAGTTAAATTGTAAAgacattttaatctaataattattttaatttcgaatgcgtttcatgatgatatcaaTGTCTCTGgaatgggaatgcaattataaacaacatcgcaaactctagtgaatttgacagaagaaaaaacttctcttgttaaaaatttgtgaaaaatatcaaatgaagccaatttcaatctttcaaatttacaccctatttaccacacagtgatcaagtaattattgtaatgcttcattacttttttctgttttgtataatagtacaGTCAAAttgtcgtttttcaggaaacagcccaaaagaatttttcgcgacggttctatatgtattttgtggcactgaattctaatctgaaattcgCTGACACGCCAGAAGACGGCTTCACCACCAAAACTCCGAAAAAaacccaaaatttcggacttttttcaagttttcaatttaatcttgagaacctttaacttttcgagaaaaagcattccctaaaatattaaagataataaaatttccaataaattgagtggtcgcgcaggactctacgatttttgattccgtagctaagagttttcaaaaaaggggtattcaAAAGAGTTTTAaggggtttcaaaattatgcaaacctaccaatTCTAGCCTATACAACTAGGATCTTTTTCTAATCATGATAGAAATttatgtcctacagccaaaattcaaattctcattataatacctcttcatggccttcctaacaaaaaagaaacatttcggctgaaatcaccttacgagggttatattatatgagaatctctcgttagatttcagtatttcctagtggggggcagACATAGGGATACgtccaggatcaaaactttaatcacttataacttttgactgaatgatcacatctcctcgtactacagctcgttcatatcagctcgtcatggcggttgaaaatcatgtatcatatcactgaaatttgtataaaaaataggaaatttctCCTTCAGTATATTTcagcccatatttcaatgcatagaaaaatgaccgatttctatattcaaaactgtgtgtctcggtaactcaaaatgatacttggtcttgatttgaagaaaagaatctcctcttttatgtgaggtgaatgatttttgtaaaaatataatcgtgaagtaagatacgtttgtttctaaaaatcaagaaatttgcaatattttttttcattttcacagtctcgacagtttttcgatataaacagtaatgcaagatcaatttaaggcaactcagcttatagagaatgaaattttctctcatttaagaccaatcgcaagtttctatcatgtgttgtactcattttagagactctttaataacagtaaaatcgcaagaaaaatgaggaaatggagatcattattcaattggctgtaacttttgaacggtattgaaaacaggagtataattcatgggagtgaaaagaggagaaaattaatcacaacctcgactactttttggattttatatctgaagtgttccacaagatacgcaacgttgcatatgcgagactgtgaaaatgggggaaatatcacaaatttctcgcacatgcaaagttgcgtatcttgtggaacacttcagataaaaaatccaaaaagtagtcctgcgcgaccactcaattcataGGAAATTTTATTagctttaatattatatagagaatgctttttctcgaaaaattcaaggttctcgagattaaatggaaaacttaaaaaaagtccaaaattttgggggtgaagtcgccctctggcgtgtcagcagatttcagattagaattcagcgcccaatacatatagaaccatcgaaaaaaattctttcggggctgtttcctgaaaaacgaccattgactggactataagttgttatcctattatattaagcgagcaatatatatctgtttatatttttatatctggctatctggttatcttgttaaatggttatttatgttcaacgggtCTCGGAAACAGCTCTtacgattttcaagaaattcggaatatagtaggtttatgatatcaaaattcgattgcactaggtctcatccctgagaaaactccctgaaggacatgaaaaggatgattcatccttggaaaaacatgatgatttcgtcgtctgtcgataacaaaAGATGCGTGtacctgtgtgggagatcagctttgtaatcaattagcttaccgtatctcgcgagaaatctagaaattttaattgactcgatcaaaatacagtaatctgatttgttgacatgagatggtatatatcataatattcaaagttaatcattattttacagttctaagtgattagtgagtgttatattgtcattcaatttggtttgtaaacaatctaaattagaagtttcatgttttcaaatatttggactgaaaatttcacttgaattcaagtgtatgaaacataatctactttttggaatattaaatattccaactataaattttatagtgcataaatcaaaattcggggaagaaacagttttggctgtgcctgttagtccttccccaatcatttaaaagaattgagttctgtttatcaatgaataaataacgagcaaagctcggtgccccgatatttggtattaatagatagaatttacaaaatgtacttgttcagatgatatctttattccaaaaaacaaaccatttggagatacattttgttcgacttgtgttatttactcttgtaatgttaaaaagtaaatactaccaacaacgcaacatcagtgacaacctgttccaatttatgataaatatcggggcaccgagctccgctctggagtacctacaagtacctgattgaatcaggtacaaaaattcaacagctgagtcataattttgtctcacaCACATGCAATGTCCTTCaggagtttccccagggatgagacctagtgcaatagaatttttatattataaatctactatgttctgaatttcgtgagaatcgttagagccgttttcgagatccggtaaaagagaaacatccaaacatttaaacatctaaacagaaattgctcgtttaatagtataggatttagaatacctaaacttgccgacatgatatattgtatgaataaaatcgttccaaatttgtatgaatgttcaggtaccaaaattgctatgcaatattctttagcaataaagaattatcaatgatattattattcaactttttataagtaaccttaacatttaaaaagcgaagcctcccttacttatcttttaatatcctattaaaatatttgtcatgtagtttttcctgatgtaatgtagtactttctagtcctcccgaacaagaacggatgcactgctagtctcaaaaataatatcaaaaagatacttcatttctattttaaaagagataagaaacgatggtatatatttttgcaatattatgaaaacagaaagaattcctcacaagaccaaagtaaataatgtcctttggaagattagaatgtaagatgtgaattttattgtcatacactgactaatgttgaaaactaaagggttggaaattggggtaatttggggggggggcactacacttggattgggggggggcatgcgccattgcccttgggggggctgggcacccctggtgataattaagtgttatatttgaatatagtttggtgttttaatttttataaattcaaaatttttagcttgtatatatttttggacgaaaattgaacttgaacgtttcacagtagaaacataacctattttttggacattttattaattcaaaatttgggaatggaatagatttgagccaagcctgttgttcctacctattatatttatatgattagtgattctgtccacgaataaataaataaataaataaattatagtgtaagtgcacgtccaaTGCCAACAttcctgtcatcaaatttttggttgggatcgatttagtatgttattttgagcacaaaatcacaaaaattaaacggcggtcactattgtttttaaaataaactaagttcaaagtagcacaattttacatgcatttaacctatgagtagcagccattttaattattgaaatcatcaaattatgatattcctaatctgagttttcctaacccaaagcttgtcctaacctaaagcttttcctaagctacttatggttgctacttatagaTTAAATGCACGTAaagttgtgctactttgaacatagtttattttaaaaacaatagtgaccgccgtttaatttttgtgattttgtgctcaaaataacattctaaatcgatcccaaccaaaaattgtatgacaggtatgttggcactggacgtgcactttagctTAAATTATTGAGGAGATAAATATCCTAGTATTaccacttgatgcatgctgtttgtgaatttcctcattttgaaggtgttcatcccagatattagcagttttgaacaatttatcatggaacttaccttttcaaatttatactcattcgaaagcttatgaaatggaaaagtttttgaaatattgaagcCACTATAATCAACCGGAGAAAAATGGAGaaaaaacggtttgaaatttgactttgaatttgaagaatagtattttttcaagttcaagcCCTAatgaaaactacaaaatatctaacaacaaataaaattacattaatcatgtttgaaaagtttttctctttgcaacaatacccttgaaattggaattcgaccagtagttttcgagttattgagtatttaatgaccggaagtaggcatCGATCTCgatatatctcaaaaactaaggtcgataggaaaaaggTTTACTGAATATTTTTGTCGGTAATATCGAGTAGAATATGATCAAAgtctgttacaaccttggtgggacaccctgtaCAGTCGCTTATAGTGAAGTTCACGTTATATAGTCAGTGGAACGAAAGTAAAACATTCTTGCCACTTTTCCATTAACTTCTgaagtagatagctgtgattcaagtcattcctgtatataatattaatagttgtaatagtttattattgttaatcatgttcaatattattaaccaaaaaatataatatttatattatattatattatataccaagaatatattttttgcatgatttcatcatcaattttcataataatattgagattgaACAGACAAGAACATCTTGGTAGTTAATGATATTTCAACATAAGGTGTACAAATAACAATTTGATATTGGTACAGAGTTGGAATAAGATAGCACCATCTGCTTTTTCTAATGTCTAATGAcaggcaaggatagcaaacaTCAGAAGCtgactttatttatttatcatttacaatcaatttaaggacaaagaaacagactacagtctgCACgttaatctcactatagaggtgcgtacagatatacgcgccgcaacatgagcaattcactttcaatcagctgactaaatctgtatttttacagaaacggtaagatacaattataaaaagcttggcatcagctgattaaaagtgaattgctcatgttcgcggcgcgtaaatctgtacgcaccttagggccggtttccgagctcgggatttagctaagtcctagacttaaacaactggagtcagaaaattggctttccaaaacgggacgtagtcgcagcttttataactgtagtagtagtttttattttctcatttctataattggaaacgtttttccttgacgaaattagacattcctaaataattcaaaataactgaAATTGTAcataattttctctttattttattttgtgttccaTTTTCtagttttggaaagctaattttctgactccagctgtttaaagtttaggacttagctaaatcccgagctcggagacCGGCCCTTAGTATGCAATCTTATACGTAGAGCAGAGTAGATTCAGCAGCAAATTGCAGCGGCAAGCGAATAtcgaatatttaatattataaggCCAAGCCACACGCAACGTTTTCAAACCTGAATCTTACTATCGATATGATCGTCTATATTTGATCGGTTATAGTCATGATACCTATAGTCTGTGAAAACCTTAGTTTGCAGCACGTGGCTTTATGGTCAATGTTATTTCCTACCAGAAAAGGAGAACACTGTTTCTGTTTTAATGCTGATTCTATCACCATTACCTAGGCTTTCTTTTTTGCTCTTCCACTCACACATTAGCTCACAGGCTTTCTGGCTTCTATGAAATCTGGCAGCACTGTACTCCATAACTGCAATCAAAGTTTTGCACAGACTATAGGCCTAGTCGATGGTCTTCTGGTTGAATATTTGCGATCTATTTATAATCAAAGTTGTGGTGATGAATTCACGGTTATATTTATGATGCCGGCATAAGCTACGGTAAATGCTCGTGTATTTGGGAAGGGAGATGGTGATCTATGATTGGACAAACAGTTCCGAACTACTGACAAGCGATTATTAAACTCATATTAGAGGAGTCAGCACCTCAAGTGTGGTCACCATTTCAACTGAAGTACCACGTGCACGCCACTTATACAATCTAGGCTAAGATATGACAATTACTTTACTGCCAAGTGTAACTTTACCCACTCCCCTGTAAAgttattttctttttctatgTGGTTGCagcccacatgagctccaggcttgtgcgtgggtataGAGATAGTTTATGCTGAAATGAGTGGACGGACCTACAGCTTCAGGTAGGAATTTCAAAACCTATTTTATTACTATTGTTTAGCTTATTTTAGGCTACATTATT
The genomic region above belongs to Nilaparvata lugens isolate BPH chromosome 5, ASM1435652v1, whole genome shotgun sequence and contains:
- the LOC111052963 gene encoding 28S ribosomal protein S33, mitochondrial — protein: MSAYRTYAELMKMPTQYAKKMNKLSNNIFTEPTRPVVTKSLKVLRLMSERPRNKNPMENSDYYPRHVETGLLMMHLRDYGLYRDEHVDFQEEIKRLRILRGKKQWLPHKEWLKLQK